In a genomic window of Comamonadaceae bacterium OTU4NAUVB1:
- the rplL gene encoding 50S ribosomal protein L7/L12, which translates to MAFDKDAFLTALDSMTVLELNDLVKAIEEKFGVSAAAMSAPAAGGGAAAPVAEEQTEFNVMLLEAGANKVSAIKAVREITGLGLKEAKDLVEAAPKAVKEGLSKADAEAAKKKLEDAGAKVELK; encoded by the coding sequence ATGGCATTCGATAAAGACGCATTTCTGACCGCGCTCGACAGCATGACGGTCCTGGAACTCAACGACCTGGTGAAAGCCATCGAAGAGAAGTTCGGCGTGAGCGCGGCGGCCATGTCCGCTCCCGCTGCCGGCGGTGGCGCTGCGGCGCCGGTCGCCGAAGAGCAGACCGAGTTCAACGTCATGCTGCTGGAAGCCGGCGCGAACAAGGTGTCGGCGATCAAGGCCGTGCGCGAAATCACCGGCCTGGGCCTCAAGGAAGCCAAGGACCTGGTGGAAGCCGCTCCCAAGGCCGTCAAGGAAGGCCTGTCGAAGGCAGATGCCGAAGCCGCCAAGAAGAAGCTGGAAGATGCCGGCGCCAAGGTGGAACTGAAGTAA
- the rplJ gene encoding 50S ribosomal protein L10 gives MSLNRSEKEAVITDVTTLAAQAQTLVLAEYRGITVADMTKLRNTARSQGVTLSVLKNTLARRAVAGSAFEVIGDQMTGPLIYGFSVDAVAAAKVVSDFAKTNDKLVIRGGAFAGKSLDVNGVKQLASIPSKEVLLAQLLGLMQSPVSRTARVLAALAEKRGGGETAASEEAPAATEAQPA, from the coding sequence TTGAGTCTGAATCGCAGTGAGAAAGAAGCGGTCATCACCGATGTGACCACCCTCGCCGCCCAAGCTCAAACGCTCGTTCTGGCGGAATACCGTGGCATCACGGTTGCCGACATGACCAAATTGCGCAATACCGCGCGCAGCCAGGGCGTGACGCTCAGCGTGTTGAAGAACACGCTGGCACGCCGTGCTGTCGCAGGAAGCGCATTCGAAGTCATCGGCGACCAGATGACCGGTCCGCTGATCTACGGTTTTTCCGTCGACGCCGTGGCCGCCGCGAAAGTGGTGTCCGATTTCGCGAAGACCAACGACAAGTTGGTGATTCGCGGCGGTGCCTTCGCCGGCAAGAGCCTGGACGTGAACGGCGTGAAGCAACTGGCCAGCATCCCTTCCAAGGAAGTGCTGCTCGCCCAGTTGCTGGGCCTGATGCAATCGCCCGTCTCCCGTACCGCCCGCGTGCTCGCGGCGCTGGCCGAGAAGCGTGGTGGCGGCGAAACGGCAGCCAGCGAAGAAGCACCGGCGGCCACCGAGGCGCAGCCGGCTTGA
- the rplA gene encoding 50S ribosomal protein L1, which translates to MSKLTKKQKSFEGKVDSTKLYPLLDAIGIIKEAATAKFDESIDVAVQLGIDAKKSDQVVRGAVVLPNGTGKTKRVAVFAQGAKAEEAKAAGADIVGMDDLAAMVKAGDMPFDVVIAAPDAMRVVGTLGQILGPRGLMPNPKVGTVTPDVAQAVRNAKAGQVQFRVDKAGIVHGTIGRRSFDTDKLQGNLAALIDALVKAKPATSKGVYLRKVAVSSTMGLGVRVDTQTIAQQS; encoded by the coding sequence ATGTCCAAGCTGACCAAGAAGCAAAAGTCCTTCGAGGGCAAGGTCGACAGCACCAAGCTGTACCCGCTGCTGGATGCCATCGGCATCATCAAGGAAGCCGCCACCGCCAAGTTCGATGAGTCCATCGACGTGGCCGTGCAACTCGGCATCGATGCCAAGAAGTCCGACCAGGTCGTCCGTGGCGCCGTCGTGCTGCCCAACGGCACCGGCAAGACCAAGCGCGTCGCCGTGTTCGCCCAGGGCGCCAAGGCGGAGGAAGCCAAGGCTGCCGGCGCCGACATCGTCGGCATGGACGATCTGGCAGCGATGGTCAAGGCTGGCGACATGCCTTTCGATGTCGTGATCGCCGCGCCGGACGCCATGCGCGTCGTCGGTACGCTGGGTCAGATCCTGGGTCCGCGTGGACTGATGCCCAACCCCAAGGTTGGCACGGTCACGCCCGATGTCGCTCAGGCCGTGCGCAACGCCAAGGCCGGTCAGGTCCAGTTCCGCGTCGACAAGGCGGGCATCGTGCACGGCACGATCGGTCGTCGTTCGTTCGACACCGACAAGCTCCAGGGCAACCTGGCGGCGCTGATCGATGCGCTGGTCAAGGCCAAGCCGGCGACCAGCAAGGGCGTGTACCTGCGCAAGGTTGCCGTGTCGTCGACGATGGGTCTGGGCGTGCGCGTCGACACCCAGACGATCGCGCAGCAGAGCTGA
- the rplK gene encoding 50S ribosomal protein L11, translating into MAKKIVGFIKLQVPAGKANPSPPIGPALGQRGLNIMEFCKAFNAQTQGVEPGLPLPVVITAFADKSFTFIIKTPPAVTLIKKAIKLDKGSARPHTDKVGKITREQLEEIAKTKMKDLTAADLDAAVRTIAGSARSMGVNVEGV; encoded by the coding sequence ATGGCGAAAAAAATCGTCGGCTTCATCAAGCTGCAAGTCCCAGCTGGTAAGGCCAACCCGTCACCGCCCATCGGTCCCGCACTGGGCCAGCGCGGTCTGAACATCATGGAGTTCTGCAAGGCGTTCAACGCCCAGACCCAGGGCGTCGAGCCGGGTCTGCCGCTGCCCGTGGTCATCACCGCGTTCGCGGACAAGAGCTTCACCTTCATCATCAAGACGCCGCCGGCGGTCACCTTGATCAAGAAGGCCATCAAGCTGGACAAGGGTTCGGCCCGTCCGCACACCGACAAGGTCGGCAAGATCACGCGCGAACAGCTCGAAGAGATCGCCAAGACCAAGATGAAGGATCTGACGGCCGCCGACCTCGATGCCGCGGTCCGCACGATTGCCGGATCTGCCCGCTCGATGGGCGTGAATGTGGAGGGCGTGTAA
- the nusG gene encoding transcription termination/antitermination protein NusG: MTDAIEPTVVENPSEDVPVLAPPTNPDLRWYVVHAYSGMEKAVERNITERINRAGMQNMFGRILVPTEEVVEIKNGQKRTTERRFFPGYVLVEMIMNDESWHLVKHTNKVTGFVGGAKNRPAPISQKEVEDIVSQMQQGTEKPRHKVEFMSGEFVRVKEGPFTDFNGTVEEVNYEKSKVRVSVMIFGRATPVELEFSQVEKT; this comes from the coding sequence ATGACCGATGCGATCGAACCCACCGTGGTGGAAAATCCGTCCGAAGACGTGCCCGTGCTGGCCCCGCCGACGAACCCCGACCTGCGCTGGTACGTGGTGCATGCCTACTCGGGCATGGAGAAGGCCGTCGAGCGCAACATCACCGAGCGCATCAATCGCGCTGGCATGCAGAACATGTTCGGCCGCATCCTGGTGCCGACCGAAGAAGTGGTCGAGATCAAGAACGGCCAGAAGCGCACGACGGAGCGGCGTTTCTTCCCGGGCTATGTGCTGGTCGAGATGATCATGAACGACGAGAGCTGGCACCTCGTCAAACATACCAACAAGGTCACCGGCTTCGTCGGTGGCGCGAAGAACCGGCCGGCACCGATTTCCCAGAAGGAAGTCGAGGACATCGTGAGTCAGATGCAGCAGGGCACCGAGAAGCCGCGTCACAAGGTCGAGTTCATGTCGGGCGAGTTCGTGCGCGTCAAGGAAGGCCCTTTCACCGACTTCAACGGCACGGTCGAGGAAGTCAACTACGAGAAGAGCAAGGTGCGCGTTTCAGTCATGATCTTCGGCCGCGCAACGCCGGTCGAACTCGAATTCAGTCAGGTCGAAAAGACCTGA
- the secE gene encoding preprotein translocase subunit SecE, with product MATTQIETVSTGADKAKLAGSVVLALGAIVAFYLLGRQGSWVQWAALLVGLAAAVVVFASSENGRQLWAFGRDSWREVKKVVWPARKEAMQMTAYVFAFVAIMSIFLWATDKTLEWVFFDLILGWRK from the coding sequence ATGGCTACAACTCAAATCGAAACCGTCAGCACCGGCGCAGACAAGGCCAAGCTCGCCGGGTCCGTGGTACTGGCGCTGGGCGCCATCGTGGCCTTCTACCTGCTCGGGCGACAGGGCTCGTGGGTGCAGTGGGCTGCCTTGCTCGTTGGCTTGGCCGCTGCGGTGGTCGTGTTCGCGAGTTCCGAGAATGGTCGCCAGTTGTGGGCTTTCGGACGTGATTCCTGGCGTGAAGTCAAGAAGGTGGTCTGGCCCGCGCGCAAGGAAGCGATGCAGATGACGGCCTATGTGTTCGCCTTCGTGGCGATCATGTCGATCTTTCTTTGGGCAACGGACAAGACCCTGGAATGGGTGTTCTTCGACCTCATCCTGGGCTGGAGAAAATAA
- the tuf gene encoding elongation factor Tu, with product MAKGKFTRTKPHVNVGTIGHVDHGKTTLTAAIATVLSAKFGGEAKAYDQIDAAPEEKARGITINTAHVEYETANRHYAHVDCPGHADYVKNMITGAAQMDGAILVCSAADGPMPQTREHILLARQVGVGYIIVFLNKCDMVDDAELLELVEMEVRELLDKYDFPGDDTPIIHGSAKLALEGDKGKLGEEAIMKLAEALDTYIPTPERAVDGTFLMPVEDVFSISGRGTVVTGAVERGVIKVGEEIEIVGIRPTVKTICTGVEMFRKLLDQGQAGDNVGVLLRGTKREEVERGQVLCKPGSIKPHTHFTAEVYVLSKDEGGRHTPFFNNYRPQFYFRTTDVTGAIELPQDKEMVMPGDNVSITVKLINPIAMEEGLRFAIREGGRTVGSGVVAKILA from the coding sequence ATGGCAAAAGGTAAATTCACCCGCACCAAGCCCCACGTGAACGTGGGCACGATCGGCCACGTGGACCATGGCAAGACGACGCTGACGGCGGCGATCGCGACGGTGCTGTCGGCGAAGTTCGGCGGTGAGGCCAAGGCCTACGACCAGATCGACGCGGCGCCCGAGGAGAAGGCGCGCGGCATCACGATCAACACCGCGCACGTCGAGTACGAGACGGCCAACCGTCACTACGCGCACGTGGACTGCCCGGGCCACGCCGACTACGTGAAGAACATGATCACCGGCGCCGCCCAGATGGACGGTGCGATCCTGGTGTGCTCGGCGGCCGACGGCCCGATGCCCCAGACGCGCGAGCACATCCTGCTGGCGCGCCAGGTGGGCGTGGGCTACATCATCGTGTTCCTGAACAAGTGCGACATGGTCGACGATGCCGAGCTGCTCGAGCTCGTCGAGATGGAAGTGCGCGAGCTGCTGGACAAGTACGACTTCCCCGGCGACGACACCCCGATCATCCACGGCTCGGCCAAGCTCGCCCTGGAAGGCGACAAGGGCAAGCTGGGCGAGGAGGCCATCATGAAGCTGGCCGAGGCGCTGGACACCTACATCCCGACGCCCGAGCGCGCCGTGGACGGCACGTTCCTGATGCCGGTGGAGGACGTGTTCTCGATCTCGGGTCGTGGCACGGTGGTCACCGGCGCGGTGGAGCGCGGCGTGATCAAGGTGGGCGAGGAAATCGAGATCGTGGGCATCCGCCCGACGGTCAAGACCATCTGCACGGGCGTGGAGATGTTCCGCAAGCTGCTCGACCAGGGTCAGGCCGGCGACAACGTGGGCGTGCTGCTGCGCGGCACGAAGCGCGAAGAAGTCGAGCGCGGCCAGGTGCTGTGCAAGCCCGGCTCGATCAAGCCGCACACGCACTTCACCGCCGAGGTGTACGTGCTGAGCAAGGACGAGGGTGGCCGTCACACGCCGTTCTTCAACAACTACCGCCCGCAGTTCTACTTCCGCACGACGGACGTGACCGGCGCGATCGAGCTGCCCCAGGACAAGGAGATGGTCATGCCCGGCGACAACGTCAGCATCACCGTCAAGCTCATCAACCCCATCGCCATGGAAGAAGGCCTGCGCTTCGCCATCCGCGAGGGTGGCCGCACCGTGGGTTCGGGCGTCGTCGCCAAGATCCTCGCCTGA
- a CDS encoding uracil-DNA glycosylase — MTEPAPTQLASADPADWPVAPGWQPLVDAFFAEPAGVRLQAFLKERLEAGAVVFPPQPLRALELTPPDEVRVVILGQDPYHGRGQAEGLAFSVAPGVPLPPSLRNIFKELQRDLGTPPPKFPHPGGSLVQWARHGVLLLNTCLTVEEGQAASHAGKGWEVLTDAVIRHIAEGERDVVFMLWGSHAQSKKTLIDLQRHKVLVANHPSPLSALRPPLPFIGCGHFGQAKAWREAHGY, encoded by the coding sequence ATGACCGAGCCCGCGCCGACCCAGCTCGCGAGCGCCGATCCGGCCGACTGGCCCGTGGCGCCGGGCTGGCAGCCGCTGGTCGACGCCTTCTTCGCCGAACCGGCCGGCGTCCGGCTGCAGGCCTTCCTGAAGGAGCGCCTGGAGGCGGGCGCCGTCGTCTTCCCGCCACAGCCCCTGCGGGCGCTCGAACTTACGCCGCCCGACGAGGTGCGGGTGGTGATCCTCGGCCAGGACCCCTACCATGGCCGCGGCCAGGCCGAGGGACTCGCGTTCTCGGTGGCCCCGGGCGTGCCGCTGCCGCCGTCGCTGCGCAACATCTTCAAGGAGTTGCAGCGTGACCTGGGCACCCCGCCACCGAAATTCCCGCATCCCGGCGGCAGCCTGGTCCAGTGGGCCCGTCACGGCGTGCTGCTCCTGAACACCTGCCTGACGGTGGAGGAGGGCCAGGCCGCCAGCCACGCCGGCAAGGGCTGGGAGGTGCTGACCGACGCCGTCATCCGACACATCGCCGAAGGCGAGCGCGATGTCGTCTTCATGCTGTGGGGCTCGCACGCGCAGAGCAAGAAAACCCTGATCGACCTCCAGCGGCACAAGGTGCTGGTGGCGAACCACCCGTCGCCGCTGTCGGCGTTGCGCCCGCCGCTGCCCTTCATCGGATGCGGCCACTTCGGACAGGCCAAGGCCTGGCGCGAGGCACACGGGTACTGA
- the trpC gene encoding indole-3-glycerol phosphate synthase TrpC encodes MSDILKKIVAVKHEEVADARRRRSLEAMRFDAESRVLTRDFEGALRRRIAAGQAAVIAEVKKASPSKGVLREDFEPADIAQSYAEGDGSIGAACLSVLTDRQFFQGSVDFLKQARASCDLPVLRKDFLVDPYQVYESRAMGADAILLIAACLDDAQMKDFELIARDLGMAVLVEVHDGAELDRALKLRTPLIGINNRDLSTFDVSIETTLGLRARVPSDRVLVTESGIGTREDVARLREAGVQAFLVGEAFMRAGDPGTALAELFA; translated from the coding sequence ATGTCAGACATCCTGAAGAAGATCGTCGCCGTCAAGCACGAGGAAGTCGCCGACGCACGGCGCCGCCGGTCCCTGGAGGCCATGCGTTTCGATGCCGAGAGCCGCGTGCTCACGCGCGATTTCGAAGGCGCGCTGCGCCGCCGCATCGCCGCCGGCCAGGCGGCGGTGATCGCCGAGGTCAAGAAGGCCAGTCCCAGCAAGGGCGTGCTGCGCGAGGACTTCGAACCCGCCGACATCGCCCAGAGCTACGCCGAGGGCGATGGATCGATCGGCGCGGCCTGCCTGTCGGTGCTGACCGACCGACAGTTCTTCCAGGGCAGCGTCGATTTTCTGAAGCAGGCCCGGGCCTCGTGCGACCTGCCGGTGCTGCGCAAGGACTTCCTGGTCGACCCCTACCAGGTCTATGAATCGCGCGCGATGGGCGCCGACGCGATCCTGCTGATCGCCGCCTGCCTCGACGACGCGCAGATGAAGGATTTCGAACTCATCGCGCGCGACCTGGGCATGGCCGTGCTGGTCGAGGTGCACGACGGCGCCGAACTCGACCGGGCCCTGAAGCTGCGGACGCCGCTGATCGGCATCAACAACCGCGATCTCAGCACCTTCGACGTCTCGATCGAGACCACGCTCGGACTGCGCGCGCGCGTGCCGTCGGACCGAGTGCTGGTCACCGAGTCGGGCATCGGCACGCGCGAGGACGTCGCGCGGCTGCGCGAAGCCGGCGTGCAGGCGTTCCTGGTCGGCGAGGCCTTCATGCGCGCGGGCGACCCCGGCACGGCGCTCGCGGAGCTGTTCGCATGA
- the trpD gene encoding anthranilate phosphoribosyltransferase, which produces MPITPQEALQRTIEHREVFHDEMLHIVRLIMSGECSPVMMAALITGLRVKKETIGEITAAAQVMREVSTKVAVADRTHLVDIVGTGGDGSHTFNISTCAMFVAAAAGAKVSKHGGRSVSSKSGSADVLEALGVEINLSPERIARCIAEVGIGFMFAPNHHPAMKNVAPVRKELGIKTIFNILGPLTNPADAPNILMGVFHPDLVGIQVRALQRLGAEHALVVHGRDGMDEISLGAATLVGELHHGEIREYELHPEDFGLAMSSNRALRVETPAQSMAMLRGVLDGVPGPAQDIVVINAAAALYAAGVADSIATGMTKARDAIASGAARARLARLVDLTRALSAATAAGAV; this is translated from the coding sequence ATGCCCATCACACCGCAGGAAGCGCTGCAGCGCACCATCGAGCACCGCGAGGTGTTCCACGACGAGATGCTGCACATCGTGCGGCTCATCATGAGCGGCGAGTGTTCGCCGGTCATGATGGCCGCGCTTATCACCGGGCTGCGCGTCAAGAAGGAGACCATCGGCGAGATCACCGCCGCCGCGCAGGTGATGCGCGAGGTCTCCACCAAGGTGGCGGTGGCCGACCGCACCCACCTGGTGGACATCGTGGGCACCGGCGGCGACGGCTCGCACACCTTCAACATCTCCACCTGCGCCATGTTCGTCGCCGCGGCGGCCGGCGCCAAGGTCAGCAAGCACGGCGGGCGCAGCGTGAGCAGCAAGTCCGGCAGCGCCGACGTGCTGGAGGCCCTGGGGGTGGAGATCAACCTGTCGCCCGAGCGCATCGCCCGGTGCATCGCCGAGGTCGGCATCGGCTTCATGTTCGCGCCCAACCACCATCCGGCGATGAAGAACGTCGCGCCGGTGCGCAAGGAGCTCGGCATCAAGACGATCTTCAACATCCTCGGGCCACTCACGAATCCGGCCGACGCGCCCAACATCCTGATGGGCGTCTTCCATCCCGACCTGGTGGGCATCCAGGTGCGCGCATTGCAGCGCCTGGGCGCCGAGCACGCGCTGGTGGTCCACGGACGCGACGGCATGGACGAGATCTCCCTGGGCGCCGCCACGCTGGTGGGGGAACTCCATCACGGCGAGATCCGCGAGTACGAGCTGCACCCCGAGGACTTCGGCCTGGCCATGTCCAGCAACCGCGCGTTGCGCGTGGAGACGCCCGCGCAGTCGATGGCGATGCTGCGCGGCGTGCTCGACGGCGTGCCCGGCCCGGCGCAGGACATCGTCGTCATCAACGCCGCCGCCGCCCTGTACGCGGCCGGCGTGGCCGACTCCATCGCCACGGGCATGACGAAAGCCCGCGATGCCATCGCCAGCGGCGCGGCGCGGGCCCGGCTGGCCCGGCTGGTCGACCTCACCCGCGCCCTGTCGGCCGCGACGGCCGCCGGGGCGGTCTGA
- the ltaE gene encoding low-specificity L-threonine aldolase produces the protein MNALSPTIDLRSDTVTQPTPAMREAMAAAPLGDDVFGADPSVNALQERIAALLGFEAGLFMPTGTQSNLCAVLAHCGRGDEYIVGQQAHCYRWEGGGAAVLGSVQPQPLDHAADGTLPLAQIEAAIKPDDAHFARTRLLALENTLGGRLLPFDYVRAATELARAKGLQRHLDGARLFNAATAQAERAGTLAVGDRSDSVAAEARRIAQCFDSVSVCFSKGLGAPVGSALCGSKDFIARAHRIRKMAGGGMRQAGFLAAAASHALDHHVARLADDHALAQRLADSLAGIDGLRVEAPQTNIVFVDLEGPARTRAADLLAFLATRGILVTGLYRLRFVTHLDVDVAGVDAAAEAIRAFFAS, from the coding sequence ATGAACGCCCTGAGCCCCACCATCGACCTGCGCAGCGACACCGTCACGCAGCCGACTCCGGCGATGCGCGAGGCCATGGCCGCCGCGCCGCTGGGCGACGATGTGTTCGGCGCCGACCCGAGCGTCAACGCGCTGCAGGAGCGGATCGCCGCGCTGCTGGGCTTCGAGGCGGGGCTGTTCATGCCCACCGGCACCCAGAGCAACCTGTGCGCCGTGCTCGCGCACTGCGGGCGCGGCGACGAGTACATCGTCGGCCAGCAGGCGCACTGCTACCGCTGGGAGGGCGGCGGCGCGGCGGTGCTGGGCAGCGTGCAGCCCCAGCCGCTCGACCACGCGGCCGACGGCACCCTGCCGCTGGCCCAGATCGAGGCGGCCATCAAGCCCGACGATGCGCATTTCGCCCGCACGCGCCTGCTGGCGCTGGAGAACACGCTCGGCGGGCGGCTGCTGCCGTTCGATTACGTGCGTGCCGCGACCGAGCTGGCCCGCGCCAAGGGCCTGCAGCGCCACCTCGACGGTGCCCGGCTCTTCAACGCCGCCACGGCCCAGGCCGAACGCGCGGGCACGCTGGCCGTGGGCGACCGGTCCGACTCCGTGGCCGCCGAGGCGCGCCGCATCGCCCAGTGCTTCGACAGCGTGTCGGTGTGCTTCAGCAAGGGCCTGGGCGCGCCGGTGGGTTCGGCGCTGTGCGGTTCGAAGGACTTCATCGCGCGCGCCCACCGCATCCGCAAGATGGCCGGCGGCGGCATGCGCCAGGCCGGGTTCCTGGCGGCGGCCGCGTCGCACGCGCTCGACCACCACGTGGCGCGACTGGCCGACGACCACGCGCTGGCCCAGCGCCTGGCCGACAGCCTCGCCGGCATCGACGGCCTGCGCGTGGAGGCGCCGCAGACCAACATCGTGTTCGTCGACCTCGAAGGTCCGGCCCGGACCCGCGCCGCCGACCTGCTGGCCTTCCTCGCGACGCGCGGCATCCTGGTCACCGGCCTCTACCGCCTGCGCTTCGTCACGCACCTCGACGTCGACGTGGCCGGCGTGGACGCCGCGGCGGAGGCCATCCGCGCCTTCTTCGCCTCCTGA
- a CDS encoding aminodeoxychorismate/anthranilate synthase component II, with translation MKLLMIDNYDSFTYNIVQYLGELGAEVEVVRNDEVTLAEIGERIAAGTQRLVVSPGPCSPAEAGVSVAAIREFAGTLPILGVCLGHQAIGAAFGATIVRAQQLMHGKTSEITTTREGVFTGLPERFTVNRYHSLSIERASRPAELAVTAWTDDGEIMGVRHTGFDQAVRVEGVQFHPESILTEHGHAMLKNFLD, from the coding sequence ATGAAACTGCTGATGATCGACAACTACGACAGCTTCACCTACAACATCGTCCAGTACCTGGGCGAACTCGGCGCCGAGGTCGAGGTGGTGCGCAACGACGAGGTCACGCTGGCAGAGATCGGCGAACGCATCGCGGCGGGCACGCAGCGGCTGGTGGTCTCGCCGGGGCCGTGCTCGCCGGCCGAGGCGGGCGTCTCGGTGGCGGCGATCCGCGAGTTCGCCGGCACGCTGCCGATCCTGGGCGTGTGCCTGGGTCACCAGGCGATCGGCGCGGCCTTCGGCGCCACCATCGTGCGCGCGCAGCAACTCATGCACGGCAAGACCAGCGAGATCACGACCACGCGCGAGGGCGTCTTCACCGGTTTGCCCGAGCGCTTCACCGTCAACCGCTACCACTCGCTGTCGATCGAGCGCGCGAGCCGCCCGGCCGAGCTGGCCGTCACCGCCTGGACCGACGACGGCGAGATCATGGGCGTGCGCCACACCGGCTTCGACCAGGCCGTGCGCGTCGAAGGCGTGCAGTTCCACCCCGAATCCATCCTCACCGAGCACGGCCACGCCATGCTGAAGAATTTCCTCGACTGA
- a CDS encoding GxxExxY protein, with the protein MTAGDAQQHGLAASDFSHEIIGAAVEVQRVLGTGLPGAVYAAALAVELAEREIGFARDVAVTAAYKGRPLGEVGRADFVVEQAMVVQVRAVDALDDLHRMQAQAVVRLSGHRLGLLINFNVFPVVKGVHRIGAKP; encoded by the coding sequence ATGACGGCCGGCGACGCGCAGCAGCACGGCCTGGCCGCCAGCGATTTCTCGCACGAGATCATCGGCGCCGCCGTCGAGGTCCAGCGCGTGCTGGGCACCGGCCTGCCCGGCGCGGTGTACGCGGCGGCGCTGGCCGTCGAGCTGGCCGAGCGCGAGATCGGCTTCGCGCGCGACGTGGCGGTGACGGCGGCCTACAAGGGCCGGCCGCTGGGCGAGGTCGGCCGGGCCGACTTCGTCGTCGAGCAGGCCATGGTGGTGCAGGTGCGGGCGGTCGACGCGCTCGACGACCTGCACCGCATGCAGGCCCAGGCGGTGGTGCGCCTGTCGGGCCACCGGCTCGGGCTGCTGATCAATTTCAACGTGTTCCCGGTGGTCAAGGGCGTGCACCGGATCGGAGCGAAGCCATGA
- the trpE gene encoding anthranilate synthase component I produces the protein MITELEFKSLSAQGYNRIPLMAEAFADLETPLSLYLKLAHARDGGKYSFLLESVVGGERFGRYSFIGLPARTLIRASGFGAAARTEVVTDGRVVETAEGNPLDFIAAYQQRFKVALRPGLPRFCGGLAGYFGYDAVRYIEKKLEDSCPPDTLGCPDILLLQCEELAVIDNLSGKLYLIVYADPAQPEAYAVAKRRLRELREQLKYSVSAPQVRPTPSHPPERSFAKADYIAAVERAKELIAAGDFMQVQIGQRISKRFTESPLSLYRALRSLNPSPYMFYYDLGDFHVVAASPEILVRQERLADGEQKVTIRPLAGTRPRGASIELDKAAEHELVNDPKERAEHVMLIDLARNDIGRIAKTGTVKVTEAFAVERYSHVMHIVSNVEGTLKDGMTAIDVLKATFPAGTLTGAPKVHAMELIDRLEPVKRGLYGGACGYISYAGDMDVAITIRTGIVKDQVLHVQAAAGVVADSVPELEWKETEAKARALLRAAELVEEGLE, from the coding sequence GTGATCACCGAACTCGAATTCAAGAGCCTCAGCGCGCAGGGCTACAACCGCATCCCGCTGATGGCCGAGGCCTTCGCCGACCTCGAGACGCCGCTGTCCCTCTACCTCAAGCTGGCCCATGCCCGTGACGGCGGCAAATACAGCTTCCTGCTCGAATCCGTCGTCGGCGGCGAGCGCTTCGGGCGCTACAGCTTCATCGGCCTGCCCGCGCGCACGCTGATCCGTGCGAGCGGCTTCGGTGCCGCGGCGCGCACCGAGGTCGTCACCGACGGCCGCGTGGTCGAGACCGCCGAGGGCAATCCGCTCGACTTCATCGCCGCCTACCAGCAGCGCTTCAAGGTCGCGCTGCGCCCGGGGCTGCCGCGCTTCTGCGGCGGTCTGGCGGGCTACTTCGGCTACGACGCGGTGCGCTACATCGAGAAGAAGCTGGAGGACAGCTGCCCGCCCGACACGCTGGGCTGCCCCGACATCCTGCTGCTGCAGTGCGAGGAGCTGGCGGTCATCGACAACCTCTCGGGCAAGCTCTACCTGATCGTCTATGCCGACCCGGCCCAGCCCGAGGCCTATGCCGTGGCCAAGCGCCGGCTGCGCGAGCTGCGCGAACAGCTGAAATACTCGGTCAGCGCGCCTCAGGTCAGGCCGACGCCGTCGCATCCGCCCGAGCGCTCCTTCGCCAAGGCCGACTACATCGCCGCCGTCGAGCGCGCCAAGGAACTCATCGCCGCGGGCGACTTCATGCAGGTGCAGATCGGCCAGCGCATCAGCAAGCGGTTCACGGAGTCGCCCCTGTCGCTCTACCGGGCGCTGCGCTCGCTCAATCCGTCGCCTTACATGTTCTATTACGACCTGGGCGACTTCCACGTCGTGGCCGCCTCGCCGGAGATCCTGGTGCGCCAGGAGCGCCTGGCCGACGGCGAGCAGAAGGTGACGATCCGCCCGCTCGCCGGCACGCGCCCGCGCGGCGCCTCGATCGAACTCGACAAGGCCGCCGAGCACGAACTCGTCAACGACCCCAAGGAACGCGCCGAACACGTGATGCTCATCGACCTGGCGCGTAACGACATCGGCCGCATCGCCAAGACCGGCACCGTGAAGGTCACCGAGGCTTTCGCGGTCGAGCGCTACAGCCATGTGATGCACATCGTGAGCAACGTCGAGGGCACGCTGAAGGACGGCATGACCGCCATCGACGTGCTCAAGGCCACGTTCCCGGCCGGCACGCTCACCGGGGCGCCCAAGGTGCACGCGATGGAGCTCATCGACCGGCTCGAGCCCGTCAAGCGCGGGCTCTACGGCGGTGCCTGCGGCTACATCAGCTACGCGGGCGACATGGACGTCGCCATCACGATCCGCACCGGCATCGTCAAGGATCAGGTGCTGCACGTGCAGGCCGCCGCCGGCGTGGTGGCCGACTCGGTGCCCGAGCTGGAGTGGAAGGAGACCGAGGCCAAGGCGCGCGCGCTGCTGCGCGCCGCCGAGCTGGTCGAGGAGGGGCTCGAATGA